CCATGTGAATACTTAGGATAGACAAAAACCTGGGCCCCGCATACACATTTCATTGAACTGTTCACAGGAGGAATGGAATGTTTCAGCCTAAGAAATCAACAGAAAGACACTGGCAGGAAAGGTGAAAAGAAGACCTGTAAACCCGAATGTTGATATAATGAGTAGAAAGCGCTGGCTCTACTGTTTCATATGTGGAAGCGTATCAATGATGGATATTTACATGTTGCGTTGGATGTATAAAAGTCTATATGTAAGTCTAGGCCACCCAGTCTGTACACAAATGTCGCATAATCATTTCAAAAAACAGTAATCTGCTGTACTCTCATCACGTTGACAACACAGATCGCATTATTCGACAGGTGGGAGTATTTTTGAAATTAGGAAGTCCATTGGACCAGTAAACCTATTTGGAAGTACAATTTGCTTCTGGTGGTAAGGACTGAGTACATAAGACACTGACAGCAGGTAAAAGGAACTGGCTAGGCATCAATAGTCGTAAAGTTTTGATCGTTTCCAGAGGCAGTCTTTAAAAGTCTATAAAAACTAAGGAATCAGGGTGAAACAGTCAATCTAATGAGCGACTGTGCAAAGAGAAAATCAGACTGATCGTGTAACACAGGCCACAGCAGTTAGTTTCACAGGTGTCAAGAGAAGATGGGTAAACCAAGGGAGCGATAAACTTCTGTTTTTCCTACTTGATAAGCACAggacagtcagagagagagacagaagcagacaaGTGAAGGAAGATAAAAGAGAGATCAGAGTGTGCTCTGTCCAGTTCTGTCCAGTGGGGGACACAGTTAAGGCGACGGTGGATGCCGACGCTCCCGTCTCTTTACAGGAGTGTGCAGCGGAAGAAACTGCTCTTCTTGGGCTGTTCTGTAATCTTTACTCCTTGACTGCTACCCTGTGGGTTGTTGCCCtcctaaaaaacacacagagatgaggATGAGAACAGCAAAACCACCAGCACATGTCACAGCAATTAAGTTCCACTCTTCTATGCTCTTACCAGCTTCTTGTCCATTTTTGCTTTGATGTCTCTGGCGAGGGTTAAGAAggcctgcagacaaaaacagggAGCCAGCACATTAATGGTACTCTGGCTGGGACTAACAGTTTTGGACAAGGATGATTGTGTGGTTGGTTAACATCAGCAAccccaggaaaaaaaaggactaaTAATAGTGGTTGAAGACCATAAAACTAAAGGTGTCACAGTCTCACAGTATGCAGTACATATACAACTAGTGATGAGAGCATTGAATCACTTAATGTTTAATTTAGTTATGTTTTATGAGTTGGACCCTGAGGAAGACTAAGAGGCAAAGCTGAGGATCCTTCCTTTTCATAAAAAACACTACAATTATTGTCTTGTGGTTGTTTGCCTCTGCCAAACAGTTGCAGTtaacatccatgtctgtccagactcacacaatatatgtagtgaagactttgaaggaatttaataaaaggtattacATGTATTTTATGCTGAAATGGACAGTATCcctatattgacatgtatgactccagtgaatcatttccagtgagacacgtgctgtcttcacttacagatttttttttccagaggagtacagaggactgatacagagcttcatcacatggggcaacaacaatcacctgaagctcaatatcagcagaactaatgagcttgtggtgactACAATgattcaaatatggatgttgctggaGAGAAGCTACAATTTCCAAAACACAGATGCcgcacacacatcttcaacccagcagcacagaacatCTATAAAATAACCACAGCTTCAAAGACACTTAATTTCTCCAGACGTGACTGTCACTGGCACAAAAGtcccaacaaaaaaaaagattcccCACTATTTCAGTAAAAAACAAGTCTACGTACCACCTATTCTTACTGAGTGGAAAGGTTCACAACAGCTCAGTTATCCCAAGCAGAGATTCAATGAGGCTCCTGTGTTGCTCAAAggaacagtcacacacataacCCCctcagtgaaattaaagcttGTCTTTTACACCTTGATTATTGTATGGactaaacaaatgagacataaaGCATTAATTAACaagatttagaggtgctggtaggtgaattttgttacttttggacaAAGGCGGGTGTTCACTTTGCTCCCAGTcgctacgctaagctaagccaaGTGGATGACGGCTACCAGCGTCAAAAGTAACACTAGATATGAAAGTGGTATAATGCAATAATACTTCAACTATGAACAAATAATATTGGAAAAAGTGGGAACTTACATTCTCCACGTTGATATTTGCCTTTGCACTGGTCTCCATGAATTTGATACCATACTCCAGTGCCAGCTGAcagcaggaagagacagaatCAGTGTCAGTACTCAGGTATGATGAACTCAGGTAATAAATATTCTCCCCACTATTCTAATCAAGGTCTCACGACATGCGTCGTCACATTTAtcaccttctctcctctgtctttggaCACCTGCCGCTTGTCATTGACATCACATTTGTTCCCAAGGACCATCCTTTCCACATCTGCTGAAGCATGCTACAGAAGGAAGGTTGGcgacatgaacacacaggaaATTAATCAGCAATAATGTGTGTTTAGAGTTACTCTATAACCAAACCTGTATCCAGAAATTATGTTTGTATACAACTAATTTGTGTTCCGAATTATGTTGTGCTGACAAACTTAatcgctgcctggattatgttcagagcCAATTTTGTATGACTGAGTGAAACACCACATTTTATGGTGTGGCTAGGGGGTGGTTGGCAGACATACAAAGTGCAGTACTGTGGTTCCAGAATTCAAGATCTGCATCCAGACTgcggttaggtttaggcaacaaaagcacgTTGGTTAAGCTTTGGGAAAGATCATATTGcagctgactttttctgtattaaaatagatcatgatctttccctgacattaaccaagtgctgtcagtgccaaaataaaaccataaaaaagtTGAATAATCCTGTAGTCACTATGAGTGGATAGTgctaaaatgaaacacagtcagtgaaCATATGCTCAATATCCACATTCTGCAACTTCCCACGtacattaatttaaaaaaatgtcccCATTACGTTGATACAAAACATAATTTGGTTGGCATTACGACTCCTTCAAAATGCATTTGCTGTCGCTAATCAgttgtaaataaaaataatctctATGAGACAGGGCTGGTGGATATCACGAGTTGTACAGGCAGTactaagaaaacacacaaacagacacttggAATAAACATAGTTTACCTCTTCTATATTCCGTATCCAGTTCTTGATGTTGTCAAAGGACTTCTCATTGGTAATGTCATACACTAACATGATGCCCTGCAGCgttcacagaggaaaagacaagaaaatggaGTAGACAGTCAAAAAGTGAAGCCATTCCTTACAAATTCTCATTAGTCCATGGAGATAGACTTGAAAATGAAGTGTCTAATGTGATTTTTCCGGCATCCATGACAATCTTTCTGAGTGATGAACCACGTGATTTTGTAGCCTGAAGTGAAAGCATGACATCTGAATACCCAAGACAACAAGGATCAATTGGGTTCctgaaataaaatatgcaaacgCAGGCATCCAGTAAAACCTGAACTAAAGGAGGGGCTAACAAAGATACCACAATTATGCACACGTCTCATTTCCCAGGTGTGAACAAACTTAAGGATGACAACGCTAGGTGTGGTTCTGTTAAAGGTTTATGCTGCACCTGAGGTGACCACCACTTCACCCACTCAAGTCCCAACAATAATCTATACTGCTGCTGAGTTGTAAGGCTGACGATGAAACTTACCATGGCTCCTCTGTAGTAGGCTGTCGTGATGGTCCTGAATCTCTCCTGTCCTGCTGTATCCctacagagaaaacacattttgtttttttacttttcctaGTAGAGCACAGTCGAAGTGACTGACACCATTCTCCCCAAAGCACCATTGTTTTTCAAGATTTCATGGAACATATTTGGGGGAATTTAGTAAAACCTATTGAAATGTCTTACAAAAAGCAAATTTTAAGAGGATCAATATCAATTTCATCCCTGTGGGGGAAGGAAACTgtcaaaagtgacaaaaatgtatatataaTTATTTGCAAACTAGTCATCACTATATCCACGAGTCAGCTGGGTTTtactgaaaacaggaaaagaaacaacTTTCAGTAGGACAATAAGGACAGCACTTGTGAGCTGCTCCATGCAGCCACAGGCCACAACTGTTGTTGGTCACTAacagctaagctagctgctcTTTAAATCACATAgtctcattttttccttttacaagtgttaaaaacacacacagagcatagATATGTCAGGTTTAGAGTGCCAAATTACACTTTTGACAGCCTTAGCCTAAATGTTTTCCCCCTGATTCCAATACTGGAGCAGGACTGAAAATATCATGTTACCTCTGTATTTTAAGTGCAGACATAAAGCAGATGTTGATCTTCTCAATTAATGCTTTGGTAAGAGAACAACTAAGGAGATTCCCCAAAATATTCCTTTACTCTATCGGTTTTTACTGATTGCATAATAGTACAAAAGTTGTCACATCAGTGCTCAGCTGATATAACAATGTAGGTTTCAGCATTTTCCATGGTGTGGTATTTATTCTATATGAAATACAAGGAAAAGTAGGCACTGTTGTCAAGGGAGGACACAAAAAAGATAGAGATTATAATATCAATTACCATTAGAGCTGCAAGGATTAACTGACTGATTAGTTGTCAACCATGAAATTAGCCACTAAATATTTTAGGAATCTTTTAATCAGTTtgaataataaagaaaaaagtacaAATTCTCAAATTTCAGCCTCTTTAATGTggatattttctggtttctttactcctctttgACATCAAACTGAACCTATTTGGGGTGTGGATAAGACAAGACATTTAAGGACGTCACCTTGGGCTTATGatcaacatttttcacaattttctgacattttatagaccaaacaactagTCCGCtaattaattaagaaaaacatTGTGAGTTGCAGCTTTACTGATTATACATTTTGACCAGATATAATCCTGGTTTGTAGTTATTTATCTCAAATACCTTATATTTACTACATGTAATCATACAATAATAGAAACGCAGCTGTCTGTTCACTGTTGAGTCTCAAATAACCCCTCATTCACTGGAGGGCTATTGTCTTGCATTACTTTTTAATTAGATTTAAGTTAATTAATTAACTAGAAACAGGGTGTCCTTGCCATCCATCTCTGTCCTTATCCCACGTTAGTCAAGCTGTGATGTGAAAccatttgtgttttatgtctgtcttACCATATCTGTAGCTTGATCTTCTTTCCATCTAATTCTATTGTTCTGATCTTGAAGTCAAtacctgaagaaaaacaaaagccataGTTCAGCCAATTTAACCACATCTATCACCTGGCATCGAAACTGACTCAGCATCTTAtttataataacattaatgtCTGATTTTAGAGCACAGAGTAGTTGCCGAGTTCATTATTACTATCCGTAACGTTGGCTACCAGAGTGCGAAGTACAAGCAGCTGATCATTTGAAAAATGATACTGCCAACTAGCTGACAGCTTTGTTGCTTGTTAGCTCAGCTTGCCATAGTTAATATATGTCTGCTGTAACAGCTCCAGTGTGGTGCCCACCTTCAGCGCACTTAAACAGGGGCTTTCTGAAAAAGACAACTGGTTAAAATATCATTGTTGCTTCTGTAAAAGCCCCTCTTACAAGCCGGCTGGGCTGCTTCCTGACTAGCCACTACAAGATGAATGCTAGCCAAAAAAAGTTAGCAACAAATTAGCATGACGGGATGGGCTGCTCCTTTGCCACTTTTCGGCAAAGACAATAGTGATAGCACGACTTTTACCCACCTATAGTAGAGATAAACGTTGAGTTGAAGGCGTCCTCTGAAAATCTGAATAGCACGCAGGTCTTTCCGACGCCTGAATCGCCGATTAAAAGTAGTTTAAACAAGTAATCGTAAGTCTTCGCCATGTTATTAGTTAGCTTACTACTGCGGATATCCCGCCCGGTGTACAGACAGAGACGTCACTGCTCCTGCGCTGCCTTTTGGTCAAATTAACTGTCACTCTTCTCTGTCGTCGTGGCTCCGGAAGTCCGTTGTTATCCGGCTGGGTTGGCTCGTTTTGATGTACACGGTCACCCGTACTAAGACTGGTGCTGGTAGTTTGATATACCAAAATATTTCCGTCATAAATACGGTGTGTGGAAATGGATATtcactgtgttgtgttgcaAAATATGAGATATGAGACAAAATATGTAACTTAAAGAATTATATCGTATATATGTGAGTTGTAACTTAGGCTCTGTCATTGATTAGCAGACTGAAGTTAGGGGGAACTTATTGATCAACGGTATTGCGTCActaaaaatataaaagtcaTTTCAGACCACATAGTCAAGTTGAAACACTGCTGTACAATAGTTTGAGCAGTTAATTAGTACTCGGTGTTGTTCTTATTCTTGTTTTGTACAGGTTGTAAAAGTAGAATAACATAATTATGTACCCAACATGAACCAGTTCAGCCAGTAAGACTATCTGTTGCGCCTCCCCTTCAGAGCACGACCCCGCCTGCTCCGTCCCTGCTCAGTTACAGACGTTCATAGATACAGCATCCGAGAACGCACAGCTGTTTCTTTGGAGAGGTGCACTTGATCTTAACATCACTTTACATCTTTTTTGGACAGGACGAGAAACCTGAACGATTTGAGCAAAAATGTCTGtaagtaaaaatattttttattgcgatataaatatatatttttttctggtTAGAAACATTTAGAGCAGCTCTGATTGACAGGAAGCTTTTCCAATATCCTGTCATCAATTGATAAACATAACATTATACGGAAAGATAATGAGAAAAATGAATTTATCAGTTAATCCATGCAGCGTGAATATGAGTAAATATGTTAATAAATCATTATCTGTAGTCAGTGTAAAGGTATAATAGTTTCAGCGGTCAGGAGTGATGTCTGGGCTTGTCTGGACATGTCTGTTCATTTTGCCGCAGGTGCAGTTCATTCATCAGACTGTAGGGGGCAGTAGAGCCAAAACATGAAACGGCCATCGCCTTGTTATTCAATGAATAAgtgctattaaaaaaaataataataaaaacacaaactgttacTTTAGATCTTTCAAATGACATGCTCTGATCTCTATTGCAACAGGCTAAGGATCTGATGTACCCCAGTTTTACAAGGGAGAGGACAAGACACAAGAAGAAGAGGCTGGTGCAGAGTCCCAACTCCTACTTCATGGATGTTAAATGCGCGGGTAaggactgcacacacacattttcctaACTGATGTTTAATATAGATTTTGGATTAATTATGTACTTCATTTATCTTTAAATTCTCCCCCAGGCTGCTACAGGATCACCACAATCTTCAGCCATGCCCAGACAGTGGTACCCTGTGCAGGCTGCGCTGTGGTCCTCTGCCAACCACGAGGGGGCAAATGCAGACTAACTGAAGGTGAGAAAACTTTTCACTTGTATCCTTCTTGCTGTTTTGCCTGTGATAACATATTCAAATTTTGAATTTTCTCGTCCATCTAGGTTGTGccttcagaaaaaaatattccTGAGCAGAAATCTGCCTGAACAACCTGTAACAGGCAGCAGAGTGGACCATGGAAACATGTCTGAGCCTCACTCTCTGTGATTTTAAATGTGGCAAATCCCTCATGGAGAAATCTCTATCTGCCCAGAATCTTGATAACGTGGAGTGAAATTTCATCTCCCCTTTGAGGTttcacaggacagagcaggagaggtgCAATGCAAGCCCAAGATGAACGAAAATCATGTATATGCGGACAATTCCACACATTGAGATAGAATTTGATGTATATCTGATTGGTATGATGAAGCACTTAATGTTGATAAGCTTTGACTACTCTTTTGAGTaagtaaaacatgttttgtaattatcaaaatgcacaaaaagtcCAATGAGTCATAACTtctgtaaaacatttattaGATTGACATAGAGGGGGGTGGTGGTGAATGAAATCTTTCAAAATGGTCTCGAACACGTGTGAGCTGCTTTCTGTAGCCCCGGCATGAGATGAAACCATGATGACCgtcacaaacaaaaataaaacaattgaaGAATTTCTTGTCTGTCATGTGTGTTCTTTGGTTTTGAGAGTTCCCCTGGCGAAAAGAAGTGGTGTAAATGAAACAAAacggaaaaaaaatcaaagcaataCAATTTCTCACATACCTAACATTATTCTACTATATACAATAAGTATCCATGGTTGATAAAACTTGACTGAGCTTCCAGTGGTTTGGGGTttagctcgctcatgtaataCAATATATTGTAAATCTAGTTAATATTGGCTACATTATGGCATATTGTTGGCAATGATGCAGAATACGTTGATGATCAGGTCAAGCTTAGGGGAAGGTGGTACAGCTAAGGTATGCACGCAAGTGCcagatactgtacatgcacaacTCCCAGCTTCTGCACAG
The Chaetodon auriga isolate fChaAug3 chromosome 3, fChaAug3.hap1, whole genome shotgun sequence DNA segment above includes these coding regions:
- the LOC143318591 gene encoding ras-related protein Rab-8A codes for the protein MAKTYDYLFKLLLIGDSGVGKTCVLFRFSEDAFNSTFISTIGIDFKIRTIELDGKKIKLQIWDTAGQERFRTITTAYYRGAMGIMLVYDITNEKSFDNIKNWIRNIEEHASADVERMVLGNKCDVNDKRQVSKDRGEKLALEYGIKFMETSAKANINVENAFLTLARDIKAKMDKKLEGNNPQGSSQGVKITEQPKKSSFFRCTLL
- the LOC143318074 gene encoding small ribosomal subunit protein eS27-like — translated: MSAKDLMYPSFTRERTRHKKKRLVQSPNSYFMDVKCAGCYRITTIFSHAQTVVPCAGCAVVLCQPRGGKCRLTEGCAFRKKYS